The following DNA comes from Coleofasciculus sp. FACHB-1120.
AACTTTACTCAGTTTCCCAGACAGCGAGCTGGATAATATAGCGAATCGGTTGCGTCATCATAATCCCGAAACGGTGTTAGTTAGACCAGAAATAGAAGCGGTTTGGGAGAAAATTGACCAAGAAGATAACTGGACACCGTTTTATGAATTGGTTGAACGGCTGAGATTTCACAAGAATGCGATCGCTTAATTCCTAATCCAGTTCACTTAAAGCTAGAAATCCAAAACCTGCTTAGGTTCGGTACTTGGAACCAAATCCAACTTATAAGTGTTTACGGGGAGGCTTAGCGTGGGGTTCTGAATGGCAATTAAGACAAGTAATGTTTTTGCAAAAACAAGATGCAGCCGTTTCTAAATTCTTGATAAAACGATAAAAATAGAGATGTTGTCAATATCTCTACTTTTATTGTTTTATTAGCGAATTCTATTGAATAGCAACAGACTTAACTTCTTCACCTGGGACGAGAAGCGCTGTACCAACTTCTATAGTATGCGGACTCTTGAAGGTTAATTGAGCATCAGACTTCTGGCAAGCTACCATCGTCTTGACGTGTTCGGCTTCGTCATCCCGAATGTTTACAAACACATCGTAGAGGTTGTTGATGGCGGGACGGCGTTCTTCCGGAACTCGTCCGGTTTGAAATTCATCGAACATATACAAATCGCCGTCTCGATAGTAATTGATAGCAATTTGTGGTGCAGATGTAGCTTTTAACTCTGCTTCATTTTCTTGCAAAAAAGTCTCGTAAGTATGATAAGCGTGTCCTTCCACTAATTCCATGAAGTGATAGGCAGAGCTGGGACTGATGATATAGAGAAAAACGACAACCCAGTAATAAACTAAAGCAGTATGTTGTGCTAAAAATCTATCAAACCAATTTTTATTGCCTCCTAAAGATTCCATAATCAGGAGGTGGTGGAGTTCGTTCCAAGATTCAGCAAAGTGAACTTTCAACCAATCCGCTCTGCGCCACATTCCGATTGTTTCGTAAAGATGTAAAACAGATAAGTAGGCAAAATAAGGGACACGAGCAACTGTTTCTAGTACGTAAAAACGAGGATAGGGGCGATTGCGGTAAATTGTGTTGATAACAAACACTAATACGCCGACAAGTAATCGAATCATTGGTAAAACCCCAGCTATTTTTTTATTAAGACCCTATGTGGGAAGGAAGGTTGTTTGTTCCTTCTATTTGCATCCTACTCAACTCCTAAAAATAGAAAATCCGTAAATCTGACAGTAACCGGAAGGACACTATAGTTACCAAAAGTAAAAGATTAACCTGCTGCAACCTGTCCAGCGCTTTATTAAGAAAGATTAAAATATTTGGCGAGAGCTAACTTCAGCGTTCCTCCCTTCAGAAGATTGGTCAGAATAAGCAAAGAAGAGAGCGATATCTAGAGGCATCAATGCTTAACAGCAGCCAGTGCATAGAGACAAAGTGCCCAATTCAGTTCACAGTTGACTTAATCGGCAGTAAATGGTCGATTCTGATTCTCAGAGAGTTGTTTGCCAGCGATCGCCGTACCCACGAGTTCCTAGAAGCATTGCCTGGAATTAGCACCAAAACGCTGATGATACGGCTCAGAGAACTAGAAGAGTATGGTTTAATAGAACGCCGAGTCTACGCAGAAATTCCTCCCCGCGTAGAGTATTCGCTTACCCAGAAGGGGCGAGAAATTCAACCCGTGATGACAGCGCTGAAGCAGGTGGGAGAACGATGGCTCAACCGAGATGCTTGTGTTTGTCCTCTTGATGGGATAGCTTTCTAGGAAAGGTTGCCTGCGTGAGGCCGATTCCTAATAACAACAATCTATGGGCAAAAGATATCGTTCGCCCTCATTAACACGCTTTATCAGCCAAGATGGGCAGTTGAACATCGTGCGGCGAGGGGTATCAGGATTTCATCGGGGCGATCTGTATCATTTGCTGCTTACCCTTTCCTGGGGATGGTTCTTAGCACTGTTCAGTGTGTTGTATTTAGTCTCCAACGCGGTGTTTGCTCTCATTTATCTAGCCGGAGGAGATTGCATCCAAAACGCTCGCCCAGGTTCCTTCATTGATGCCTTCTTCTTTAGCGTCCAAACAATGGCGACCATCGGCTACGGCGCGATGTATCCGCGCACGCCTTACGCGAATGCGGTGGTGACAGTCGAAGCGCTGGCGGGTCTTTTCGGAGTGGCAATGGCGACTGGACTGGCGTTTGCGCGGTTCTCCGTGCCAACGGCGAGGGTGATTTTCAGTCGCGTGGCAGCGATCGCTCCCTATGATGGGGTGCCGACTCTGATGTTTCGGACGGCTAACCAGCGCCGCGACGTAATTGTAGAAGCGCAGATCCGGGTGACTTTAGTTCGCAACGAAGTCAACCGAGAGGGAGAATTCATGCGCCGGTTTTACGATCTCAAATTGGTTCGCAGTCATACATCTATGTTCGCATTGAGCTGGACCGTGATGCATCAGATTGACGAGACGAGTCCGCTTTATGGGGCTACAGTGGACTCCCTGGCTGAGTCGGAAAGTGAGATCGTCGTGATGCTGACTGGGTTAGACGAAATCGTTTCACAGACGATCCATGCCCGTCACTCCTTTGCCACGTCAGATATCCTGTGGAATATGCGTTTTGTGGATATCTTATCGAGGATGCCAGACGGGCGGCGTTCGATTGACTATACCCGCTTTCATGACGTGATGCCGATAGAATCGGTCAGGGGTAATAAATAATTGGAAAAAGATAGTTTTACTTTAGCCTCAGTTAAACGAATCCTATTTGAGACCGAGACTCAGGTAGTTTAACAATAGTTTTTTTCCTTAAATTTGATATCATTTTCTTTCAATCGTCACCTGCCAAGTTTCCAATGTTGTACCAACCGATTGATCGAGATTTGTCAAGGCATTGAGATACTCAATCGTTGCATCCAGTTCTCGGTTTCTTGCTTCTACTAAATCATTCTGAAAACTCACAACCTGAAAAATTGCCGACCTTCCCAATCTCAGTTTTTCTTGTTCTATTTCTAGTGTTCTTTCGGCTAATTGCCTTGCTTGTTGGGCAAGTTGCACCTGTCTGAGGCTCAAATTTACATTTCTGACTCTATCTGTTACTTGAATATCGATACTTTGACGCAGATTTTCTAAAGTATTTTCTGCTTGCTGGAAGTTTACTTGACTTCGTTGATAATCCCGTTCCACAGTGAGATCGCCGAAGGTACGCGACAAGATTAACCCAGCAGTTAGTTGGGTTGTGTCATTTAGGGAATTGCCGTAAGCTGCATCTAAGTCTAAATTCCAGCGCCGATTATTATCGGCAATTAATCTTTCAAATTTTGTTCTTTCCAAGCTGAACTGTGCTTGCAAATAATCCGGTCTGTTTTGAAAGGCAACTTGTTTTAGATTATTTAAATCTAAAGACTTTGATTGCAATACTATTTTTTCTACAGGTTCAATATTAAGAGTTTGCTCGATATCTAGAATATCCAATAAAGCTAATTTGACAGACTCCAGATTATTCCGAGCCGCTAACAAACTGACTTCTCTATTTGCAATATCTGTCTGGCTTTGGACAATTTCAACTGGCGCGATTCTGCCAGCTTCAATCAAGACTTGGTTAAATTCTAAAATTTGTCGGGCACTTT
Coding sequences within:
- a CDS encoding alternative oxidase produces the protein MIRLLVGVLVFVINTIYRNRPYPRFYVLETVARVPYFAYLSVLHLYETIGMWRRADWLKVHFAESWNELHHLLIMESLGGNKNWFDRFLAQHTALVYYWVVVFLYIISPSSAYHFMELVEGHAYHTYETFLQENEAELKATSAPQIAINYYRDGDLYMFDEFQTGRVPEERRPAINNLYDVFVNIRDDEAEHVKTMVACQKSDAQLTFKSPHTIEVGTALLVPGEEVKSVAIQ
- a CDS encoding helix-turn-helix domain-containing protein gives rise to the protein MLNSSQCIETKCPIQFTVDLIGSKWSILILRELFASDRRTHEFLEALPGISTKTLMIRLRELEEYGLIERRVYAEIPPRVEYSLTQKGREIQPVMTALKQVGERWLNRDACVCPLDGIAF
- a CDS encoding ion channel, translated to MGKRYRSPSLTRFISQDGQLNIVRRGVSGFHRGDLYHLLLTLSWGWFLALFSVLYLVSNAVFALIYLAGGDCIQNARPGSFIDAFFFSVQTMATIGYGAMYPRTPYANAVVTVEALAGLFGVAMATGLAFARFSVPTARVIFSRVAAIAPYDGVPTLMFRTANQRRDVIVEAQIRVTLVRNEVNREGEFMRRFYDLKLVRSHTSMFALSWTVMHQIDETSPLYGATVDSLAESESEIVVMLTGLDEIVSQTIHARHSFATSDILWNMRFVDILSRMPDGRRSIDYTRFHDVMPIESVRGNK